A genomic stretch from Methanobacterium sp. includes:
- the tsaA gene encoding tRNA (N6-threonylcarbamoyladenosine(37)-N6)-methyltransferase TrmO, producing MKLKPIGIINSPYKKREDAPRQGRYSDEISEITVFDEYVEGLQDIEHKKHYYIFYWLDKADRDKLKEIPPGKTEEKGVFSIRSPVRPNPIAMCLVEIVKIEGNKLTVKWLDALDGSPLIDIKPFWAETDCI from the coding sequence ATGAAATTAAAGCCCATTGGAATAATTAACTCTCCATATAAAAAAAGGGAAGATGCACCCAGACAGGGCAGATATTCTGATGAAATCAGTGAAATCACAGTTTTTGATGAATATGTGGAGGGTTTACAGGATATTGAACATAAAAAACATTATTATATTTTCTACTGGTTAGATAAAGCTGATCGTGATAAGCTTAAAGAAATTCCTCCAGGAAAAACAGAAGAAAAGGGTGTTTTTTCTATTAGATCGCCAGTTCGACCAAATCCAATTGCAATGTGTCTAGTGGAGATTGTTAAAATAGAAGGAAATAAATTAACTGTTAAATGGCTTGATGCCCTTGATGGATCGCCTCTTATTGATATTAAGCCATTTTGGGCTGAAACAGATTGTATATAA
- a CDS encoding MBL fold metallo-hydrolase, with the protein MIKIDFYGGVDEIGGNKILINDNKTSFFLDFGMSFSKSKKFFWEFMQPRKANGLLDFFELGLLPKIEGIYREDYLRHSGMEFTPKPSVDGFFITHAHMDHSVYIQHLREDVPIYMTEETKLILEVVENTSKVLFADLINLKKDFHFIPKKRIEGYKRLYGESAKVERNINVLDPYKKQEIGNFKIESVPVDHSLPGATGFIVEGDEDTIAYTGDLRFNGRNPDLTQKFVKKCKKANPTVMISEGTRIDEEEKTITENEVEQKIIRHIGDYKGFIMVDYPIRDLDRLLSFYNAAKEADRTLVVNLKQAYMLKLFEGRDYPEIGDVAIYIPKRGWGLYGEESFACFGDEWRCASDIEPYHVKTDYEYWEREIMDWDNTITYKELKENPEEYIFRCDFFELRELIDIKHEEGLFIRSLTEPFDEETEIDFGKAQNWINHFNLEMHQIHASGHANGPEILDMIKEIEPEKVYPVHTVKKEKFDILNEYGIDVIYPKLTK; encoded by the coding sequence ATGATAAAAATCGATTTTTATGGTGGAGTAGATGAAATCGGTGGAAATAAAATACTAATTAATGATAATAAAACTTCATTTTTCTTAGATTTTGGTATGAGTTTTTCAAAATCTAAAAAATTTTTTTGGGAATTTATGCAACCCCGAAAAGCTAATGGATTATTAGACTTCTTTGAATTAGGACTTTTACCAAAAATAGAAGGAATTTATAGAGAAGATTATTTAAGACATTCTGGAATGGAATTTACACCAAAACCTTCTGTAGATGGTTTTTTTATCACTCACGCACATATGGATCATTCCGTTTATATTCAGCATTTAAGGGAAGATGTTCCAATATACATGACAGAAGAGACGAAATTAATCTTAGAAGTTGTAGAAAATACCAGTAAAGTCCTTTTTGCGGATTTAATTAATTTAAAAAAAGATTTCCATTTTATTCCAAAAAAAAGAATAGAAGGCTATAAACGGCTTTATGGAGAATCAGCTAAAGTTGAAAGAAATATAAATGTCTTGGATCCTTACAAAAAACAAGAAATTGGTAACTTTAAAATTGAAAGTGTGCCCGTTGACCATTCACTTCCAGGAGCCACAGGGTTCATAGTTGAAGGAGATGAAGATACTATTGCATACACTGGAGATTTAAGATTTAATGGAAGAAATCCAGATCTTACCCAAAAATTTGTTAAAAAATGCAAAAAAGCTAATCCAACAGTTATGATTTCTGAAGGAACAAGAATAGATGAGGAAGAAAAAACTATAACAGAAAATGAAGTTGAGCAAAAAATTATTAGACATATAGGTGATTATAAAGGATTTATAATGGTCGATTATCCCATAAGAGACCTCGATCGGCTTTTAAGTTTTTATAATGCTGCTAAAGAGGCAGATAGGACTCTTGTTGTTAATTTAAAACAAGCCTATATGTTAAAATTGTTTGAAGGACGGGACTATCCAGAAATTGGCGATGTTGCAATTTATATCCCCAAAAGAGGTTGGGGATTATATGGAGAAGAATCATTCGCATGCTTTGGAGATGAATGGAGATGTGCCTCCGATATTGAACCTTATCACGTGAAAACTGACTACGAATATTGGGAAAGAGAAATTATGGATTGGGATAACACCATAACTTATAAAGAACTTAAAGAAAACCCTGAAGAATATATATTTAGATGTGATTTTTTCGAATTAAGAGAATTAATTGATATTAAACATGAAGAGGGACTTTTCATACGATCACTAACTGAACCATTTGACGAAGAAACAGAAATTGACTTTGGTAAAGCTCAAAATTGGATAAACCACTTTAATCTTGAAATGCACCAAATACACGCTTCAGGACATGCCAATGGGCCTGAAATATTGGATATGATAAAAGAAATAGAACCTGAGAAAGTATATCCAGTGCATACTGTTAAAAAAGAAAAATTTGATATATTAAACGAATATGGAATAGACGTTATTTACCCCAAACTAACCAAGTAG
- a CDS encoding ABC transporter permease — MSIYKLSFKNFKRRKLRSALTMLGIIIGVTALVVLMGLGSGIKTYATTQTESMMGDITIMNSSAASYMGSSGDYYLKNTTVNKIKSMPQLYNIKEETQFSSSIKNTPIYVVGISDWSQVKMNGTPGVVINDALVDRFGYKIGDNITIKDKDFVITGITKEKAMGMGIVYLNVDKALPLNEYKVSMVSANSKVNPNDTKKEIEAQISGVSAMTKSDFSSQIDTMMNGLMLFVGLIASIALLVGVISIINIMLVNVSERTREIGVLKAIGFTNREVLGSILAEAAILGFIASILGVIVAAILMQIGIILFASQLGMEDIQLMSMLPLWLILGVIGGSTFLSVLAGLYPAWRASRLNVVEALRYE; from the coding sequence ATGAGTATTTACAAATTATCATTTAAAAATTTTAAAAGAAGAAAACTTAGAAGTGCCCTAACCATGCTCGGAATAATAATCGGAGTAACTGCACTTGTAGTTTTAATGGGTCTCGGCTCAGGAATAAAAACATACGCAACAACGCAAACAGAATCCATGATGGGAGATATTACCATAATGAACAGCTCTGCAGCATCGTATATGGGATCTTCAGGTGATTACTACTTAAAAAACACAACTGTAAACAAAATAAAGAGTATGCCACAACTCTACAATATTAAAGAGGAGACACAATTTAGTAGCAGTATTAAAAATACGCCAATATATGTAGTGGGAATAAGCGACTGGAGTCAGGTGAAGATGAATGGAACTCCCGGAGTTGTAATTAATGATGCACTTGTAGACAGGTTTGGTTATAAAATTGGAGACAATATAACCATCAAAGACAAAGATTTCGTGATAACTGGAATTACAAAAGAAAAAGCTATGGGAATGGGAATAGTCTATTTAAACGTTGATAAAGCTTTACCTCTAAATGAATACAAAGTATCAATGGTTAGCGCAAATTCTAAAGTAAATCCTAATGACACTAAAAAAGAGATTGAAGCTCAAATTAGTGGTGTTAGTGCCATGACAAAATCTGATTTTTCAAGCCAAATTGACACAATGATGAATGGATTGATGCTATTTGTAGGTCTAATTGCAAGTATTGCGCTGCTTGTAGGAGTTATAAGTATTATAAATATAATGTTAGTTAATGTTTCAGAGAGAACAAGAGAAATTGGGGTTTTAAAAGCAATAGGATTTACAAACAGAGAAGTATTGGGAAGTATACTTGCAGAAGCAGCTATTTTAGGTTTCATAGCTTCCATATTAGGCGTGATTGTTGCAGCAATCCTCATGCAAATAGGAATCATCTTATTTGCAAGTCAATTGGGAATGGAAGACATTCAATTAATGTCAATGCTTCCATTATGGTTAATTCTCGGTGTAATTGGTGGATCAACATTTTTAAGTGTTTTAGCAGGTTTATATCCTGCATGGAGAGCTTCAAGACTAAATGTTGTGGAGGCGCTTAGATATGAATAA
- a CDS encoding ATP-binding protein, whose translation MPSLPLGVPSDIDPYFYNRKKELISLNSFINTLNQNVANQILVTGYRGVGKSFLLKKFIKDIPDNILTAYIDISHIYGTQKGNLREEQIMQVLLEEMNNAIRDEDDILKKSYNAVKDLLWKIRKKNYDFKEAGSILGIAIPDINDNYQKLSKFVMEYPQKIVDKSDGQINGFVIVIDEFQFIGTLNSPEAFLWLFRSSTQEQDNVSYIFTGSTSTTSEIVDKINGINGAFGNRMIQFNVDPFTKKDTKSYLKEKVPEIQFTDSGLERFYNCTRGYPAYINSFCNIMSADIIYSEKEVIDEFYGKLEQVAVKWITTWSSLSNHEKCIVSTIIENGPLKWNELLKKVDFSDGTLNKNLIKLKNKGILSHSDKLYKIDDHMLSAWIKYKKEQDGFYPP comes from the coding sequence ATGCCCAGCCTACCTTTAGGAGTTCCTTCAGATATTGATCCATATTTTTATAACCGAAAAAAAGAGTTAATAAGCCTAAATTCATTCATAAATACATTAAACCAAAATGTAGCTAACCAAATCCTTGTTACAGGATACAGAGGAGTTGGTAAATCTTTTCTTCTAAAAAAATTTATTAAAGACATCCCCGATAACATTTTAACTGCATATATAGACATATCCCATATATATGGAACTCAAAAAGGAAATCTACGAGAAGAACAAATAATGCAAGTGCTTCTTGAAGAAATGAACAATGCAATTAGAGATGAAGACGATATACTAAAAAAATCATATAATGCTGTTAAAGACCTTCTATGGAAAATAAGGAAGAAAAATTATGATTTTAAAGAAGCAGGAAGCATTTTAGGAATTGCAATTCCAGATATTAATGACAATTATCAAAAACTAAGCAAATTTGTAATGGAATACCCTCAAAAAATAGTGGATAAATCAGATGGACAGATTAATGGCTTTGTAATAGTAATCGACGAATTTCAATTTATAGGCACACTAAACTCTCCAGAAGCATTTCTTTGGTTATTTAGAAGCTCCACACAGGAACAGGACAATGTGAGCTATATTTTTACTGGTTCTACATCTACAACAAGCGAAATAGTGGATAAAATTAATGGAATTAATGGAGCATTTGGAAATAGAATGATACAATTCAATGTTGACCCCTTTACAAAAAAAGATACAAAAAGTTATCTTAAAGAAAAAGTGCCTGAAATTCAATTTACTGATAGTGGATTAGAAAGATTTTATAATTGCACAAGAGGATATCCTGCATATATCAACAGTTTTTGTAATATTATGTCTGCAGATATCATTTATAGCGAAAAGGAAGTCATCGATGAATTTTACGGGAAACTAGAACAAGTGGCAGTTAAATGGATAACCACATGGTCATCACTTTCAAACCATGAAAAGTGCATAGTAAGCACTATTATTGAAAATGGACCTCTTAAATGGAATGAATTGCTAAAAAAGGTTGATTTTTCAGATGGAACACTTAATAAAAATCTTATAAAACTTAAAAATAAAGGGATACTATCCCATTCAGACAAACTCTATAAAATTGATGACCACATGTTATCAGCATGGATTAAATATAAAAAAGAGCAAGATGGGTTTTATCCCCCTTAA
- a CDS encoding phosphatidate cytidylyltransferase, producing MTTGDFIGLAFVYGYVAILLIISEKILKKHPKFSRKFLHIMVGNILFILPLFNTWWVMSLLVAAPFIVLTFLMSPHSPIKAVKDRLSESGHGLGLVYYSISWTVLALLFFNQPWIIAVGIAAMSYGDGIASLAGERFGKHQYNFFGDTKSVEGSLAMFLVLIITLGIVLLYYNVLPANLLIIPVVALVATILEGITPKGLDNLTACFGAVGAYLILTL from the coding sequence ATGACAACTGGTGACTTCATTGGACTGGCATTTGTATATGGATATGTGGCAATCCTACTTATAATATCTGAAAAAATATTAAAAAAACACCCTAAATTCAGCAGAAAATTTCTACACATCATGGTTGGAAACATTCTCTTTATTTTACCATTATTTAACACATGGTGGGTTATGTCACTCCTTGTTGCAGCTCCTTTTATTGTTTTAACATTTTTAATGAGTCCCCATTCCCCAATAAAAGCCGTAAAAGACAGGTTATCTGAATCTGGCCATGGTTTGGGTTTAGTTTATTATTCGATTTCATGGACAGTTCTCGCACTGCTCTTCTTTAACCAACCGTGGATAATTGCTGTTGGAATTGCAGCAATGTCTTATGGAGACGGAATAGCATCCCTTGCAGGTGAAAGATTCGGGAAACACCAATACAACTTCTTTGGAGATACAAAAAGTGTTGAAGGTTCTCTCGCCATGTTTTTAGTGTTGATTATAACTTTAGGGATAGTTTTACTGTATTACAATGTTTTACCTGCTAATTTGTTAATAATACCTGTTGTAGCACTTGTTGCAACAATTCTTGAGGGAATTACTCCAAAAGGACTTGATAATTTAACTGCATGTTTTGGGGCTGTAGGAGCTTATCTTATACTTACATTATAA
- a CDS encoding CDGSH iron-sulfur domain-containing protein, whose product MATKKDGMKIKIMKNGPYLVSGGLPLLEQVITTDDAGHTRELQNVREYPLKEKYILCRCGASKKKPYCDGTHNKIDFDGTETASRKPYIEKADVFEGKDLKLTDAHEFCDHSRFCLRAGGIRDLIQKSDDPEARNTAIEEAMICPSGRLVLWDKKTGKPFEKEFEPSIVMVHDKQKNCEGPIWVRGRIPVESSDGSVYEVRNRVTLCRCGKSQNKPYCDGSHWMNSEQKLKFRKKWGLD is encoded by the coding sequence ATGGCAACCAAAAAAGATGGGATGAAAATCAAAATAATGAAAAACGGTCCTTATTTAGTTTCAGGAGGATTACCGCTTCTTGAACAGGTAATCACTACAGATGATGCAGGCCATACTCGTGAACTCCAAAATGTCCGTGAATATCCACTTAAAGAAAAATATATTCTATGTAGATGTGGTGCATCAAAAAAGAAACCCTACTGCGATGGAACTCATAACAAAATTGATTTTGACGGTACAGAAACAGCCAGTAGGAAACCATACATCGAAAAAGCAGATGTATTCGAAGGAAAGGACTTGAAATTAACTGATGCACATGAATTCTGTGATCATTCACGTTTTTGTTTGCGTGCAGGTGGAATAAGGGATTTAATACAAAAATCAGATGATCCCGAGGCCAGAAATACAGCTATTGAAGAAGCAATGATATGTCCATCTGGAAGGCTGGTTTTATGGGATAAAAAGACAGGTAAGCCATTTGAAAAAGAATTTGAACCGTCAATTGTAATGGTCCACGACAAGCAAAAAAATTGCGAAGGTCCCATATGGGTAAGGGGACGTATTCCAGTTGAATCTTCTGATGGGTCTGTTTATGAAGTTCGTAATCGAGTTACACTTTGTAGATGTGGTAAATCGCAAAATAAGCCATATTGTGATGGTAGCCACTGGATGAACAGTGAGCAAAAATTGAAATTCCGCAAAAAATGGGGCTTAGATTAA
- a CDS encoding DMT family transporter: MKIWGYLSALTVAILFGVWFSLDKTLLGYLHPIVLASATYLIASCFLFIINFSPLKKKILKIINSKSKVEDFITKKEYGILFLTAIFGSVIAPAIYLNGLNRITAVNAALLANVEILFIILIGVFFLKEHVKRKDIVGFVFLLIGAIFLSTNNLQNIHFDASLFGSILVIVSCFFWSMDTSLSKFLSHKSNIIYITALKCAIGGLILLLISISLGLSFSLPLDKLPLLLFIGLVCLSISLPLIYFAIRIIGSTRTGSIFALSSLFGAITAFLVLGEPLTVTQLSFGVLMIIGVYILYMGDNDQNV; encoded by the coding sequence ATGAAAATCTGGGGATATTTAAGTGCATTAACAGTTGCAATCCTATTTGGGGTCTGGTTTTCCCTGGATAAAACATTACTTGGATACTTACATCCAATTGTCCTTGCATCAGCCACTTATTTAATAGCAAGCTGTTTTCTTTTTATAATCAACTTTTCACCCTTAAAAAAGAAGATACTTAAAATTATAAACAGTAAAAGTAAAGTTGAAGATTTTATAACAAAAAAAGAGTATGGAATATTATTTTTAACAGCAATTTTTGGCTCAGTAATTGCTCCAGCAATATATTTAAATGGGCTAAACAGGATAACAGCAGTAAACGCCGCTCTTTTGGCGAATGTGGAAATTTTATTTATTATCCTCATTGGAGTATTCTTCTTAAAGGAACATGTAAAAAGAAAAGATATTGTGGGGTTTGTATTTTTATTAATTGGGGCTATCTTTTTAAGCACTAATAACCTTCAAAACATTCATTTTGATGCTAGTCTATTTGGAAGCATCCTTGTTATCGTATCCTGTTTTTTCTGGAGTATGGATACGAGTTTAAGCAAATTTTTAAGCCATAAAAGCAATATAATATATATTACGGCACTAAAATGTGCAATAGGTGGTTTAATACTACTTTTAATTTCGATAAGTTTGGGATTAAGCTTTTCATTGCCTTTGGATAAGCTACCATTGTTACTTTTTATTGGGCTTGTTTGCTTGAGCATTTCACTGCCACTAATCTATTTTGCAATAAGGATCATTGGATCAACACGCACAGGATCAATATTTGCCCTTAGCTCATTATTTGGAGCTATAACTGCATTTTTAGTACTTGGCGAACCATTAACCGTTACGCAATTATCATTCGGAGTTTTAATGATTATTGGGGTTTACATTCTCTATATGGGGGATAATGATCAAAATGTTTGA
- a CDS encoding helix-turn-helix transcriptional regulator has product MKTNIKEYRKELKITQEELAEAVDVTRQTIIALEQGRYNPSLILAYKISKALKRRYIEEVFELDDIEL; this is encoded by the coding sequence ATGAAAACAAATATTAAGGAATATCGAAAAGAGCTTAAAATAACCCAAGAAGAGTTAGCAGAAGCTGTAGATGTTACAAGACAGACAATTATAGCTTTAGAACAGGGACGATACAATCCTTCTCTTATTCTTGCCTATAAAATATCTAAAGCTTTAAAAAGGAGGTATATTGAAGAAGTGTTTGAATTAGATGATATAGAATTATAA
- a CDS encoding UbiA family prenyltransferase, which produces MNAYIEILRPANAVMAVIAVFLVMLISGHFTLNAFLACFVVFIVTGGGNAINDYFDYKIDDINKPKRPIPSGRISLKAAGIYSLILFVIGTIAAFTINYLVGMIALLSSLLMIYYAYSLKTKCLIGNLSVSFLTGLCFVFGGIAVGEIMTSVYLGVFAFLMTMAREIVKDMEDMEGDKKEGAKTLPISYGMKTSSILAASFMIIASIASPVLYFIGIFNILYLAVLSVAILVFLIGAVSILNDQSVENSAKVSKRIKIGMGVIFLAFAVGSPFLASLF; this is translated from the coding sequence ATGAACGCATATATAGAAATTTTAAGGCCGGCAAATGCAGTAATGGCGGTAATAGCTGTGTTTTTAGTCATGCTTATAAGTGGACATTTTACATTAAATGCATTTTTAGCATGTTTTGTGGTATTTATAGTCACAGGGGGCGGAAATGCCATAAATGATTATTTTGATTATAAAATAGATGATATTAACAAGCCCAAACGGCCAATTCCATCTGGAAGAATTTCCCTTAAGGCCGCAGGAATTTATTCGCTGATTCTTTTTGTAATTGGAACTATAGCTGCATTTACCATTAATTATTTAGTAGGTATGATAGCACTTTTAAGCTCTCTTTTAATGATTTATTATGCTTACAGTCTAAAAACCAAATGTTTAATTGGGAATTTAAGTGTTTCATTTCTTACAGGTCTTTGTTTTGTTTTTGGAGGAATTGCAGTAGGTGAAATCATGACATCTGTTTATTTGGGTGTTTTTGCATTTCTTATGACCATGGCCAGAGAAATTGTAAAAGATATGGAAGATATGGAAGGAGATAAAAAAGAAGGAGCAAAAACACTACCTATTTCTTATGGAATGAAAACATCATCAATCCTTGCAGCATCCTTCATGATAATTGCAAGTATTGCCAGCCCAGTGCTTTATTTTATAGGTATCTTCAATATACTTTATCTTGCTGTACTTTCTGTAGCTATTTTAGTATTCCTGATAGGTGCAGTATCAATATTAAATGATCAATCAGTTGAAAATTCTGCAAAAGTATCTAAAAGAATTAAAATTGGTATGGGAGTGATATTTCTGGCTTTTGCGGTTGGTTCACCATTTTTAGCTTCTCTTTTTTAA
- a CDS encoding thymidylate kinase, which translates to MRFIIIDGLDGSGKDTQANLIQKKYTENGDSVILRIHPEKDNKYGRKAKKALLGRGKINKIKSSIYYAFDVIRSVRLYYKKADTVIFVRYLVGVAYLPFPLAKILYIIFKRMVPTSEYMFFLDVKPEEAFKRVKTRDNEEIFENLDDLIKVRGKALKLINNWHIINGNHSIEDVQMQINSILDNLDKQNK; encoded by the coding sequence ATGAGATTTATAATAATTGATGGACTGGACGGATCTGGAAAAGATACCCAGGCCAATCTGATACAAAAAAAGTACACAGAAAATGGAGACAGTGTCATTTTACGGATACATCCCGAAAAAGATAATAAATATGGTAGAAAGGCTAAAAAAGCCCTTCTTGGAAGGGGAAAAATAAACAAAATTAAATCTTCCATTTATTATGCCTTTGATGTTATTAGATCCGTTAGATTATACTATAAAAAAGCAGATACTGTTATTTTTGTGCGTTATCTTGTTGGGGTGGCTTATTTACCATTTCCACTTGCTAAAATATTGTATATAATTTTTAAAAGAATGGTGCCAACCTCAGAATATATGTTTTTTTTAGATGTAAAACCAGAAGAAGCTTTTAAACGTGTGAAAACAAGAGATAACGAAGAAATATTTGAAAATTTAGATGATCTAATTAAGGTACGTGGAAAAGCTTTGAAATTAATTAATAACTGGCATATTATCAATGGAAACCATAGTATTGAGGATGTTCAAATGCAAATAAACTCTATTTTAGATAATTTAGATAAACAAAATAAATAA
- a CDS encoding trypsin-like peptidase domain-containing protein, whose protein sequence is MKPEKITAGGTFKCNEKEGIIGVVIKYKDINCILTAFHILKAGKCGLEDKVDINGFEGCIIEILIDYDLAVIEISAPDNILEFSSIGKPEIGQAYALKGKSKNYCNIMTLGKTYHYVSFSFAEIPLPGDSGSPIIQNGKVVGILASVFYTNANAIVISLETF, encoded by the coding sequence ATGAAGCCAGAAAAAATAACTGCAGGTGGAACATTTAAATGCAACGAAAAAGAGGGCATTATAGGTGTAGTTATCAAATATAAGGATATAAACTGCATTTTAACAGCTTTCCATATTCTAAAAGCAGGTAAATGTGGTTTAGAGGATAAAGTAGATATAAATGGGTTTGAAGGCTGTATAATAGAGATATTGATTGATTATGATCTTGCCGTAATTGAGATTTCAGCCCCTGATAATATATTAGAATTTTCAAGTATAGGTAAACCCGAAATAGGGCAGGCATATGCACTTAAAGGGAAATCAAAAAATTATTGCAATATCATGACCCTTGGAAAGACCTACCATTACGTATCATTTTCATTTGCAGAGATTCCGCTTCCTGGTGATAGCGGATCGCCCATAATTCAAAATGGGAAGGTAGTGGGGATATTAGCGTCTGTATTTTACACCAATGCCAATGCAATTGTGATATCTCTTGAAACGTTTTAG
- a CDS encoding HD domain-containing protein, producing the protein MKNYIIQKMIEYFQNDVKRINHALKVFNFAQIISYDLSLEEKTKEIIIYAAILHDIGIKEAEKKYDSSIGKYQEIEGPPIAREMLSDLKISEEIINRVCTIIGNHHSYTKMKGIDFQVVVEADFLVNIFEENMGKNAIKNIENRIFKTGTGKKLIMTMYLNEN; encoded by the coding sequence ATGAAAAATTACATAATACAAAAAATGATTGAATACTTCCAAAATGATGTAAAAAGAATCAATCACGCGCTAAAAGTGTTTAATTTTGCACAAATCATTAGTTATGATCTGTCTCTTGAGGAAAAAACCAAAGAAATCATTATTTATGCAGCCATTCTTCATGATATTGGTATTAAAGAAGCAGAAAAGAAATATGATTCTTCTATAGGAAAATATCAAGAAATTGAAGGTCCGCCCATAGCACGTGAAATGCTTTCGGATTTAAAAATATCAGAAGAAATTATAAATCGAGTTTGCACAATAATCGGGAACCATCATTCCTATACAAAAATGAAAGGTATTGATTTTCAGGTAGTTGTAGAAGCTGACTTTCTAGTTAACATATTTGAAGAAAATATGGGCAAAAATGCAATAAAAAACATTGAAAACCGTATTTTTAAAACAGGAACTGGAAAGAAGTTAATTATGACCATGTATTTAAATGAAAACTAG
- a CDS encoding DUF1211 domain-containing protein, translated as MDDTHEEYSISKEQLTSFTNNVFAVAITLLVLNFTVPALKETNIVLIDFLMSLWPQFLGYTISFFIIASFFLNLHDYFNHLKYVNARIFWTTMLKFFFIVLIPFSTLVMTEYGSLQIANVFFDINILIIGLLFYVNRDLLAKDMSEDVNLKEERYRKWRDLLIPLSAAIAIGISFISPHHSQYVFLILFIPLIIRLKD; from the coding sequence ATGGACGATACACATGAAGAATACAGTATAAGCAAAGAACAGCTTACTTCATTCACCAATAATGTGTTTGCAGTCGCTATTACATTATTAGTATTAAATTTTACTGTTCCAGCATTAAAAGAAACAAATATAGTGTTAATAGACTTTTTAATGAGTTTATGGCCCCAATTTCTAGGTTATACCATAAGTTTCTTCATTATTGCATCTTTTTTCCTTAATCTTCATGATTATTTCAACCACTTAAAATATGTTAACGCCCGAATATTCTGGACAACCATGCTTAAATTCTTCTTTATAGTGCTTATACCTTTTTCAACACTGGTAATGACAGAATACGGTAGTTTACAAATAGCTAATGTATTTTTTGACATTAATATCCTTATCATCGGGCTTTTATTTTATGTAAACCGGGATCTACTGGCAAAAGACATGAGTGAAGATGTTAATTTAAAAGAAGAAAGATATAGGAAATGGAGAGATTTATTGATTCCATTAAGTGCTGCAATAGCTATTGGCATATCCTTTATAAGTCCCCATCACAGCCAGTATGTCTTTTTAATACTATTCATACCACTTATAATCCGGTTGAAGGACTAA